In Fusarium oxysporum f. sp. lycopersici 4287 chromosome 2, whole genome shotgun sequence, a genomic segment contains:
- a CDS encoding cohesin loading factor subunit SCC2, giving the protein MNNTQQHGADPNGQFAQTGAEEGIIARPFTLQEALPYSPQTSTIPLISDIIPDPVLGSGSPALPLTDLFQTHDFDNLNKEAAGHNQMPRNVKQAVDHVLQEIKPSQRTHYKFTTISGMKLTPPTDKSLIDGLSPLTRNVFDKVGGYFKTTKPVASDAKQVNGQAPGHPTPKQRSSSINSPNPPQPSNLPAHNSKAHKSNAVRIEVAIPSKRQFDPLTYVDVSDAPQQDFPVVPVQHEQPQIQPMAQPPVPAAQLPIQATTEANQNGAFRIELPAANICREEYIEVEARPEDPHHLSVRKESQQAYSHSPDLIGESLDQRQRSEAALHALDKLVRVVFNSVGRMLGEGSGQDEIVSLTPDQEVAMTASSQQKMHGAIQKTIALRCFDRVPVEHLTQIIRLSDASLKQVENLEIRVDETWGEDAVDVWIQQLSDVETMLKSARTCLRILSGGREDKQLYSESVIQRCADIFRKVTEDIVMPLVELRPSGPASAVFKLLSKNKKSITAVFLSCQKLFALLAELVTKIELSESVINSMEYTASRLIFMENAYFEKDSVVGVQKFDGLRSVAMDMLSQIFLIKPEQRQGIIDEILTSLEKLPVGKQSARQFKLSDGKNIQPVSALIMRLVQASSGRKAKITGTSATNEDKDQDEEQGEGNKDDKPEAVEDLEISVAPLSDAAQRNASYVISFIVKRAIGSTKSGDTPYRNLLDLFVEDFTTCLDSPDWPSAELLLRLLMIMMVQLFEAPKTAAPAKNMALELLGGLSAAISRLRSRVQSLTSSSDGTDGDELSEYLADVANQALEHKTRLEQLVAWTGPYRVVLEHVQNRSDEDPHLSSAISFLITGWASQVHVGYDSYTDEDDERDEELGRLAYRLRMMVEDRRWLVNEYTFKIKTVSTNQAKLSYSIILLRSPLCEAFSKILNILLGSMASDQATVRSRSLKSVNQVLETDPSILDADNTVIDLILECAGDSSIQVRDSALGLLGNCMTMRPRLETSLTPMIVNRFHDNGLGVRKRAMKLTRDIYLRNSSKTLRSMIASGLLRRVQDPDEGVRDLARQMIEEVWFAPFYQDDGTAVYQTSLNEHVSLVIQTVKSGTVTEMLDKVFRTILKPKDKSLGGPFTVCTKLVANMFGLIDNLDPDDPSIPSGRDALQVLTIFANADPKLFNFEQIRLLKPHLANFSTPEELAAFRHVTIIYRRVLPTLSSVHTEFLSEVRTFLLKAITRVNQRNPLDDLVACTQVVCGLLNNYTPLVSALHSSIQKLDQIQARPIDQTATTLTYGYSLLIGMIAKHCKLDEWTTWFKSKLPTWKGETVPMLAIEKLIPLAAPSKPLEIRKSALDALGLICQAWPRNYVVPKLYTLFDQVFKEQIPGLEVLILRSIREFLLMEEKRSETAAEAPATGKKRELTVMGGTNFDDVASATSQRFLKHVSRIAVSSQGDHAFLATEVLGSINRQGLTHPKETCVTLMTLETSTNRRIAELAFSEHRYSHEKHETVLEREYAKAVQSAFAYQRDVVEDTRGATTNPFQSKLHFLMEVLKISKMKNRQRFLDKLCGQLDFDLVKLDTSEEVPSHMTFARFITENLAFFEYQTVGELQTTVNAIEKIVTSTGAPVAQAIESEVFNVRVDALQLSASDTPASIPGTQNESMVLAAPVDGQPPAALAIAANVEPSRLRQLTTASIILLAMWETRTYLRRLYGMGTSRHDSKAKALAKDLNKTPVKVQGVHGDKVWDEIESHMAGLQDQERMVRKCTDLVELLNVDKEFKVADDGEQMDLGPSTPSADEDEEGEAAVDRGRKRKGGHTPGGRKKRARSDSQPRKRGRPRKNPLPEPEMDADLGDGDWI; this is encoded by the exons ATGAACAACACGCAGCAGCATGGGGCGGACCCAAATGGGCAGTTTGCTCAAACGGGGGCTGAGGAGGGTATTATTGCTCGTCCGTTCACACTTCAAGAGGCGCTTCCTTATTCACCACAGACCTCGACCATTCCTCTCATTTCTG ACATCATCCCCGACCCCGTTCTAGGCTCAGGCTCCCCTGCGCTCCCTCTGACTGACCTATTTCAAACACACGATTTCGACAACCTAAATAAGGAAGCAGCGGGCCATAATCAGATGCCGCGCAACGTAAAGCAAGCGGTTGACCATGTCCTCCAAGAAATCAAACCAAGTCAACGAACACATTA CAAGTTTACCACAATTTCAGGAATGAAATTGACCCCCCCTACCGACAAGAGCCTGATTGATGGTTTGTCGCCGCTCACGAGAAACGTCTTCGATAAAGTGGGAGGCTATTTCAAGACGACGAAACCCGTGGCTTCTGATGCCAAGCAGGTCAACGGCCAAGCACCAGGCCACCCGACCCCCAAGCAACGGTCATCTTCAATAAACTCCCCGAATCCGCCACAACCGTCCAACTTGCCAGCGCATAACTCCAAAGCACACAAGTCAAACGCCGTTAGGATCGAAGTTGCGATACCGTCCAAGAGACAATTTGATCCTTTAACTTATGTTGACGTGAGCGATGCGCCTCAGCAAGACTTTCCAGTTGTTCCAGTCCAACATGAGCAACCGCAAATACAGCCGATGGCGCAGCCTCCGGTCCCAGCAGCTCAGCTCCCTATCCAAGCTACCACCGAAGCTAATCAGAATGGGGCGTTTCGAATTGAGCTACCAGCTGCGAATATCTGTCGAGAAGAGTACATCGAGGTCGAAGCTCGCCCGGAGGACCCCCATCACCTATCGGTTCGAAAAGAGAGCCAACAAGCCTATTCTCATAGTCCAGATCTGATTGGGGAGAGCCTTGATCAGCGTCAACGTAGCGAGGCAGCCCTCCATGCGCTCGACAAACTTGTACGCGTTGTGTTCAACTCGGTCGGGCGAATGCTCGGAGAAGGATCCGGACAAGACGAAATCGTTTCTCTGACACCAGACCAAGAGGTTGCTATGACCGCCTCTTCGCAACAGAAGATGCATGGTGCCATTCAGAAGACAATTGCTCTAAGATGTTTCGACCGTGTCCCAGTAGAGCATCTGACTCAAATCATCAGATTGAGTGATGCCAGCTTAAAGCAAGTTGAGAATCTGGAGATCCGAGTCGATGAGACTTGGGGCGAAGATGCCGTTGATGTATGGATACAACAGCTTTCAGACGTGGAGACAATGCTGAAGTCAGCTCGCACATGCCTGCGCATTCTCTCGGGCGGACGAGAAGACAAGCAGTTATATTCAGAATCTGTTATCCAGAGATGCGCCGATATCTTCAGAAAGGTCACCGAGGACATTGTCATGCCTCTTGTGGAACTTCGGCCATCCGGACCTGCATCGGCTGTTTTCAAGCTGCTTTCGAAGAATAAGAAGTCTATCACAGCTGTTTTCCTCTCTTGCCAGAAGTTATTCGCCTTGTTAGCAGAGCTTGTTACCAAGATCGAGCTCTCAGAGTCAGTGATCAACTCAATGGAATACACCGCCTCCCGACTCATTTTCATGGAGAATGCATACTTTGAGAAGGACTCTGTCGTGGGAGTTCAAAAGTTTGACGGGCTTCGGTCCGTGGCAATGGACATGCTCTCACAGATTTTCTTGATCAAACCTGAGCAACGCCAAGGCATCATCGACGAAATTCTCACATCCCTGGAGAAGCTCCCTGTCGGTAAGCAAAGTGCTCGACAGTTCAAGCTATCTGATGGGAAAAACATCCAGCCTGTGTCAGCTTTGATCATGAGGCTGGTCCAAGCTAGTTCCGGGCGA AAAGCTAAAATCACTGGGACTTCTGCTACAAATGAGGATAAAGACCAAGACGAAGAGCAAGGAGAGGGTAACAAAGATGATAAGCCGGAGGCTGTAGAAGACCTTGAGATCTCTGTCGCTCCGTTGTCCGATGCGGCGCAGCGCAATGCATCCTATGTGATAAGCTTCATCGTCAAACGTGCCATCGGCTCAACCAAATCTGGAGATACCCCTTACCGAaatcttcttgatcttttcgTGGAAGATTTTACTACTTGTCTTGATTCGCCCGACTGGCCATCAGCTGAACTGTTGCTTCGCCTTCTGATGATCATGATGGTCCAGCTTTTCGAAGCACCCAAGACTGCCGCCCCGGCGAAAAACATGGCACTGGAGCTATTGGGCGGATTGAGTGCTGCCATTTCCCGCCTCCGTTCTCGTGTTCAAAGCCTTACGAGCTCCTCTGATGGGACTGACGGTGACGAGTTGTCAGAATATCTTGCCGATGTCGCTAACCAAGCTCTGGAACACAAAACTCGCTTGGAACAGCTGGTAGCTTGGACTGGGCCCTATCGGGTCGTTCTAGAGCATGTCCAGAACAGGAGCGACGAAGATCCACACCTGTCAAGTGCCATCTCGTTTCTCATTACGGGCTGGGCATCCCAGGTACATGTCGGCTACGACTCTTACacagatgaagatgacgaacGAGATGAGGAACTCGGACGTCTGGCTTATcgattgaggatgatggtTGAGGATCGGCGATGGCTCGTCAACGAATACAcgttcaagatcaagactgTATCGACAAATCAAGCCAAACTTTCTTACTCGATCATCTTGCTACGTTCACCACTATGTGAAGCTTTCAGCAAGATTCTGAAcattcttcttggctctATGGCTAGTGACCAAGCTACAGTCCGAAGTCGAAGTCTCAAAAGCGTGAATCAAGTGCTCGAGACTGATCCCTCAATCTTGGATGCCGACAATACCGTGATTGACTTGATCCTGGAATGCGCTGGCGATTCATCAATTCAAGTGCGAGACTCTGCTCTCGGACTGCTTGGTAACTGCATGACGATGCGACCACGTCTTGAGACTTCATTGACTCCCATGATTGTCAATCGATTCCATGATAATGGCCTCGGTGTACGCAAACGTGCAATGAAGCTTACTCGCGATATCTATCTTCGCAATTCAAGCAAGACACTGCGCAGCATGATAGCGAGCGGGTTGTTGCGTCGAGTACAGGATCCAGATGAAGGTGTCCGCGATCTAGCCCGCCAGATGATAGAGGAGGTTTGGTTTGCGCCCTTTTACCAAGACGACGGAACCGCAGTTTACCAAACTTCACTCAACGAGCACGTATCGCTTGTTATCCAGACTGTCAAGTCCGGTACGGTCACTGAAATGCTTGACAAGGTGTTCCGAACCATTCTGAAACCAAAGGACAAGTCTCTGGGTGGACCTTTCACAGTCTGTACCAAACTCGTTGCCAACATGTTTGGATTAATCGATAACCTCGATCCGGATGATCCGTCAATTCCGTCTGGGCGCGACGCGCTGCAGGTGCTTACGATATTTGCCAATGCTGATCCAAAACTGTTCAATTTCGAACAGATACGCCTCCTGAAACCACATCTTGCGAACTTTTCTACGCCAGAGGAGTTAGCTGCTTTCCGGCATGTGACAATCATTTATCGCCGAGTGTTACCCACTCTTTCCAGTGTTCATACCGAGTTTCTGTCTGAAGTACGCACCTTCCTGCTCAAAGCTATTACAAGAGTCAACCAACGAAACCCTCTCGACGATCTGGTTGCCTGTACTCAGGTTGTTTGTGGGTTACTCAATAATTACACGCCTCTGGTTTCTGCTCTACATTCCAGTATTCAGAAACTCGATCAAATCCAGGCCAGGCCTATCGACCAGACGGCTACCACGCTTACCTATGGATACAGCTTACTAATTGGCATGATCGCAAAACATTGCAAGCTTGACGAATGGACTACTTGGTTCAAATCGAAGTTGCCCACCTGGAAAGGAGAAACTGTTCCTATGCTCGCCATCGAGAAGCTGATACCGCTTGCTGCACCTTCTAAACCACTCGAGATACGCAAGTCAGCGCTTGACGCCCTTGGATTGATTTGCCAAGCATGGCCTCGCAACTATGTTGTTCCTAAGTTGTACACCTTGTTTGATCAGGTTTTCAAAGAGCAGATACCTGGTCTTGAAGTGCTCATCTTAAGATCAATCAGAGAGTTTCTTCTCATGGAAGAAAAGCGATCTGAAACAGCGGCAGAAGCGCCAGCTACAGGCAAGAAGAGGGAGCTGACAGTTATGGGAGGGACAAATTTTGACGATGTGGCTAGCGCCACCTCAcagaggttcttgaagcACGTTTCCCGAATCGCAGTTTCAAGCCAGGGTGATCATGCTTTTCTCGCCACGGAGGTTCTCGGCAGCATTAACCGACAAGGCCTGACGCACCCCAAGGAGACTTGTGTCACCTTGATGACTCTCGAAACATCAACAAACCGCAGAATTGCAGAACTGGCTTTCTCCGAGCATCGATATTCGCATGAGAAGCACGAAACTGTTCTGGAACGAGAGTATGCCAAAGCAGTGCAATCGGCCTTTGCCTATCAACGCGATGTAGTAGAGGACACGCGCGGTGCCACAACTAACCCTTTCCAGTCCAAGTTACACTTCTTGATGGAGGTGCTGAAGATTAGCAAAATGAAGAATCGGCAGCGCTTTTTAGATAAGCTCTGTGGCCAGTTAGACTTTGATCTAGTCAAACTCGATACAAGCGAGGAAGTCCCATCCCACATGACCTTTGCACGATTCATCACCGAGAATCTGGCCTTCTTCGAATATCAGACGGTTGGAGAGTTGCAGACCACCGTCAATGCGATCGAAAAAATCGTGACGAGCACAGGCGCTCCAGTCGCCCAGGCCATCGAGTCAGAAGTTTTTAATGTCCGCGTAGATGCCCTGCAATTATCGGCGTCTGACACCCCAGCGAGCATCCCCGGAACTCAGAACGAGTCAATGGTTCTAGCGGCACCTGTCGATGGGCAGCCCCCGGCAGCTCTCGCGATTGCAGCCAACGTTGAGCCCAGCCGTCTTCGTCAGCTCACAACAGCATCCATCATTCTACTCGCAATGTGGGAGACGCGAACGTATCTGCGCCGACTTTACGGTATGGGGACTAGCCGACACGACAGTAAGGCCAAAGCACTGGCCAAGGATCTCAACAAGACACCAGTCAAGGTCCAAGGGGTTCACGGAGATAAGGTCTGGGACGAGATCGAGTCTCATATGGCTGGTCTTCAGGATCAAGAGCGAATGGTTAGGAAGTGTACTGACCTTGTTGAACTCCTCAACGTTGACAAGGAGTTCAAGGTCGCCGATGACGGCGAACAGATGGACTTAGGGCCATCGACTCCGAGCgcagacgaggatgaagaaggcgaagCTGCTGTGGATAGGGGACGCAAGCGAAAGGGAGGACATACTCCTGGTGGTCGCAAGAAACGGGCGCGTTCTGACTCCCAGCCACGAAAAAGGGGTCGACCTCGAAAAAACCCATTACCTGAGCCGGAGATGGAtgcagatcttggagatggagactGGATTTGA
- a CDS encoding Ras-like protein, which yields MAANTKFLREYKLVVVGGGGVGKSCLTIQLIQSHFVDEYDPTIEDSYRKQCVIDEEVALLDVLDTAGQEEYSAMREQYMRTGEGFLLVYSITSRQSFEEITTFQQQILRVKDKDYFPMVVVGNKCDLEGDRDVSRQEGEALARSFGCKFIETSAKSRINVDKAFYDIVREIRRYNREMQGYSTGSGGTSGANGPPKPMDMDNGEQEAGCCAKCVLM from the exons ATGGCTGCGAACACAAAG TTCCTGCGAGAGTACAAGCTCGTTGTTGTAGGCGGCGGTGGTGTCGGCAAATCCTGCTTGACTATTCAGTTGATCCAGAGCCATTTCGTCGACGAGTATGACCCCACGATCGAAG ACTCGTACCGAAAGCAGTGTGTCATTGATGAGGAGGTCGCACTGCTCGATGTCCTCGACACAGCCGGCCAAGAGGAGTATAGCGCCATGCGCGAGCAGTACATGCGAACCGGAGAGGGATTTCTGCTAGTCTATTCGATTACTTCGCGACAAAGTTTTGAGGAAATCACCACCTTCCAGCAACAGATTCTGCGAGTCAAGGATAAGGACTATTTCCCCATGGTCGTTGTTGGCAACAAGTGCGATCTGGAAGGCGACCGAGACGTGTCACGACAGG AGGGAGAGGCACTTGCAAGGTCGTTCGGTTGCAAGTTTATCGAAACATCCGCCAAGTCCCGAATCAACGTCGACAAGGCCTTTTACGATATCGTACGAGAGATCCGAAGATATAACCGTGAGATGCAAGGCTACTCAACTGGCAGCGGCGGCACTTCAGGCGCGAACGGTCCCCCAAAGCCCATGGATATGGACAACGGCGAGCAAGAAGCTGGATGTTGTGCCAAGTGTGTGCTGATGTAA
- a CDS encoding hypothetical protein (At least one base has a quality score < 10), with product MDGWHESKSKEAEEESRPRLFSIVNGQTNQPAPLRDVLGDVPYEEKGERTWCYCAEPGECGRGKCGSWDTGEQGQATCQSSAHRNTAPGYFPVCNDCTRGNVKYLFQHEHNPITEGELLSMRAYLCNDCAGQMSSGAPNAAQNQAVGARRVYGIAADAKHYQNMQKPVNDPSQAAKFISNTEALTGCSCANRMLGTSLCRFHRLYYAEEVMKHSALMQEWRLSRFKKAVCPSCLAQKPSEQVNVSANVDGFVTGAPTAWTCVVCNDWVVNEQNDGNNQPKAIDKPLWNLNIGRELLDPRREITPGRVLGEEVSV from the coding sequence ATGGACGGATGGCATGAGTCAAAGTCTaaagaggctgaagaagagtcTCGGCCGCGCCTCTTTTCCATTGTCAATGGTCAAACAAACCAACCAGCACCTTTACGTGATGTTCTTGGTGACGTGCCTTACGAGGAGAAGGGTGAGAGGACATGGTGTTATTGCGCTGAGCCAGGAGAGTGCGGAAGGGGTAAATGTGGCTCTTGGGACACTGGTGAGCAAGGTCAGGCTACTTGCCAGAGTTCTGCCCATCGCAACACAGCACCAGGATACTTCCCAGTATGCAATGATTGTACCCGAGGCAACGTGAAGTACTTGTTCCAGCATGAGCACAATCCCATAACTGAAGGTGAACTGCTCAGCATGCGTGCTTATCTCTGCAATGACTGTGCTGGTCAGATGAGCAGCGGTGCTCCGAACGCGGCCCAGAATCAAGCTGTCGGTGCCAGGCGGGTATATGGCATTGCAGCTGATGCAAAGCATTACCAAAACATGCAGAAACCCGTCAATGACCCCTCGCAAGCCGCCAAGTTCATCAGCAATACCGAGGCTCTGACAGGCTGTTCGTGTGCCAACAGAATGCTAGGAACATCACTTTGCCGGTTCCATAGATTGTACTATGCCGAAGAGGTTATGAAACACTCGGCATTGATGCAAGAATGGCGGCTGTCGCGCTTCAAGAAGGCAGTGTGTCCCAGTTGTCTTGCGCAAAAGCCTAGTGAGCAGGTCAATGTTTCAGCGAACGTCGATGGTTTTGTAACAGGCGCGCCGACGGCATGGACTTGTGTTGTTTGCAATGACTGGGTTGTGAATGAACAGAACGACGGGAACAACCAGCCAAAGGCGATTGACAAGCCGCTGTGGAATCTAAATATCGGGCGCGAACTTCTCGATCCGCGTCGAGAGATAACCCCAGGCAGGGTTCTTGGGGAAGAGGTGTCTGTCTAG
- a CDS encoding DNA-directed RNA polymerase I subunit RPA12, which yields MAAIGTLVFCTDCGNLLPATKGTQRNVLHCECCGAENRDTGSKVTVTQTKPSDFPSFLRQKLQSSVQAVEKHNLQTDSTVHETCPKCGREEVKYTNVQLRGADEGSTVIYLCDCGNSWHENN from the exons ATGGCTGCGATCGGAACTCTCGTCTTTTGTACCGACTGCGGTAATCTGTTGCCTGCAACAAAAGGGACTCAGCGAAATGTTTTGCATTGCGAATGCTGTGGTGCAGAGAATCGAG ATACCGGTTCCAAAGTTACCGTTACACAAACAAAACCCTCCGatttcccttctttcttgAGGCAGAAGCTCCAGTCAAGCGTCCAGGCTGTTGAGAAACACAATTTGCAAACCGATAGCACTGTTCATGAAACATGCCCCAAGTGCGGTCGTGAAGAGGTCAAGTATACCAACGTTCAATTGCGCGGTGCAGATGAAGGATCAACGGTCATCTACCTTTGCGATTGCGGCAACTC GTGGCATGAAAACAACTAG
- a CDS encoding ATP-binding protein, with the protein MMGVEGETVHVSGTGWSPIWVMDNLSVMSIQFLLPNRDDAVIWRGPKKNGLIKQFLKDVEWGDLDFLLVDTPPGTSDEHLSVNSFLKESGIDGAVMVTTPQEVSLLDVRKEIDFCRKAGIRVLGLAENMSGFVCPKCSTESQIFKASTGGGRALAEEMGIPFLGSVPLDPRIRMACDYGESYFDSFPDSPACIAFQGVVKNVAMQLGLNTQDVLPDE; encoded by the coding sequence ATGATGGGCGTGGAGGGCGAGACTGTGCATGTCAGCGGTACAGGTTGGTCACCTATCTGGGTCATGGACAACCTCTCTGTCATGAGTATTCAGTTTCTACTGCCCAACCGGGATGACGCTGTCATTTGGCGGGGTCCCAAGAAGAACGGTCTGATCAAGCAATTTCTCAAGGATGTGGAATGGGGTGACCTTGACTTTTTACTTGTCGACACACCACCAGGCACAAGCGATGAGCATCTCAGTGTAAACTCATTCCTGAAGGAGAGTGGGATCGATGGCGCTGTCATGGTCACCACACCGCAGGAGGTCTCACTCCTGGATGTAAGAAAAGAGATCGACTTCTGCCGCAAAGCCGGCATCAGGGTGTTAGGTCTTGCAGAGAACATGAGCGGCTTCGTTTGCCCCAAGTGTTCAACCGAAAGTCAGATCTTTAAGGCAAGCACAGGAGGAGGACGTGCACTGGCTGAAGAGATGGGCATTCCCTTCTTGGGATCAGTGCCCTTGGACCCTAGGATCAGGATGGCATGTGATTATGGAGAGAGTTACTTCGACTCATTCCCAGATAGCCCCGCCTGCATCGCGTTTCAAGGAGTTGTCAAGAATGTTGCGATGCAGTTGGGATTAAACACCCAGGATGTGCTGCCGGATGAGTAG
- a CDS encoding deoxyhypusine hydroxylase yields MSPSADTPETSNSADSTVLSLRKSLCSEDTPLPIRFRALFSLKHVATTSDDNTTRIAAIEAIAAGFTSPSALLKHELAYCLGQTGNPAAVKPLRQVLADLKEDPMCRHEAAEALGALGWADNLDILREYRDRKEEDISIIETCEIAIERIEWENSEERRKEKLRPSDFASIDPAPPMPESEQKAEVEELGHKLMDTNLPLFLRYRAMFALRDLASPPDLPTAVPAVLALAKGLSDSSALFRHEIAFVFGQLSHPASIPALTEALSNVNEASMVRHEAAEALGSLGEEEGVEATLRKFLHDKEKVVRESCIVALDIAEYEKGGEAEYALIP; encoded by the exons ATGTCTCCTTCTGCTGATACACCAGAGACCTCCAACTCCGCCGATTCCACGGTTCTGAGCTTGAGGAAATCCCTCTGTTCTGAGGATACCCCTCTTCCCATCCGTTTTCGTGCTCTTTTCTCACTGAAGCACGTTGCGACCACCTCGGATGACAATACTACAAGGATCGCGGCCATCGAAGCCATCGCTGCCGGATTCACCTCACCTTCGGCCTTGCTCAAGCATGAGCTCGCATACTGTCTCGGCCAGACAGGCAACCCCGCTGCTGTCAAGCCTCTCCGACAGGTTCTGGCTGATTTGAAGGAGGACCCAATGTGCCGCCACGAAGCTGCCGAAGCCCTTGGAGCCTTAGGCTGGGCCGACAACCTGGACATCCTCCGCGAGTACCGAGATCGCAAAGAGGAGGACATAAGCATTATCGAGACATGCGAGATCGCCATCGAGCGCATTGAGTGGGAGAACTCAGAAGAGCGACGAAAGGAAAAGTTGCGCCCTAG TGATTTTGCCTCTATCGATCCTGCGCCTCCAATGCCCGAATCCGAACAGAAGGCTGAAGTCGAGGAGCTTGGCCACAAGCTCATGGATACAAATCTGCCTCTATTCCTCCGTTACCGCGCCATGTTTGCTCTCCGAGATCTGGCATCACCTCCCGACCTGCCCACTGCTGTCCCCGCCGTTCTCGCTCTTGCTAAAGGATTGTCCGACTCGTCCGCACTCTTCCGACACGAGATCGCCTTTGTGTTTGGACAGCTTTCACACCCCGCTTCAATCCCAGCCCTGACTGAGGCGTTGAGCAACGTCAACGAGGCTAGCATGGTTCGACATGAAGCGGCCGAGGCACTTGGCAGCctgggcgaggaggaagGTGTCGAAGCTACCCTAAGAAAGTTCCTTCACGACAAGGAAAAGGTTGTTCGAGAGAGTTGCATTGTTGCGCTGGATATCGCTGAGTATGAGAAGGGTGGAGAGGCTGAGTATGCTTTGATTCCCTAG
- a CDS encoding hypothetical protein (At least one base has a quality score < 10), with protein MASESRLYTFSGESKDHLRKFRLTTSRAKDPQAVIYLIDKNTYEIRQDEDKTVYTSLEEIGDDLPDHAPRFILLSYPLTMGDGRLSVPYVLIFYLPVTCNAEIRMLYAGAKELMRNTAEVGRIIDIESAEDLEEIPDKLKSE; from the exons ATG GCGTCGGAATCGCGACTGTATACCTTCTCTGGAGAGTCAAAGGACCACCTCCGCAAGTTTAGACTTACTACTTCTCGGGCCAAGGATCCCCAAGCTGTTATTT ACCTGATCGATAAGAACACTTACGAAATCCGACAAGACGAAGACAAGACCGTTTATACTTCCCTCGAAGAAATTGGTGATGACCTCCCCGATCATGCGCCTCGATTCATCCTCCTGAGCTACCCTCTCACCATG GGCGATGGGCGCTTGTCTGTGCCATACGTACTTATCTTCTACCTCCCCGTTACCTGCAACGCCGAGATCAGAATGCTCTACGCCGGCGCCAAGGAGCTGATGCGCAACACGGCCGAGGTCGGACGAATTATTGATATCGAGTCAGCGGAAGATTTGGAAGAAATCCCcgacaagctcaagtcaGAGTAA